A window from Triticum aestivum cultivar Chinese Spring chromosome 6D, IWGSC CS RefSeq v2.1, whole genome shotgun sequence encodes these proteins:
- the LOC123144512 gene encoding uncharacterized protein, producing the protein MKTLPSTCSQHPGRQPASRLGRTCLSLSLASPIPSGPNPRPSRPPPETSRHLTSNPPGPRAPPPDFKSSTHRRLTPEPCRTHFDRAPEWTTAEALALVTAVDDDGWARSVSAFQKWAIVTENIAISEARGSPSRRRGREAGECRQKWEALVAEYGAVPRREAQTDGRYWRMGAASRRKTGLPAEFEAEVYGIMDALIRVDEALPGGSRVDAAVEEEEENNAVEEADDDGSEEEMQVDHGNVNASDDLGQGRLR; encoded by the exons ATGAAAACTCTGCCATCCACCTGCAGCCAGCATCCCGGCCGCCAACCTGCCTCCCGCCTCGGGCGGACCTGCCTCTCCCTGTCCCTCGCTTCCCCAATTCCTAGTGGTCCAAACCCCAGACCCTCACGCCCGCCGCCAGAAACCAGCCGCCACCTGACTTCAAATCCTCCAGGGCCCCGAGCGCCACCGCCTGACTTCAAATCCTCCACGCATCGCCGCCTGACTCCAGAGCCCTGCCGCACGCACTTCGACCGCGCGCCCGAGTGGACCACCGCCGAGGCCCTTGCGCTCGTCACCGCCGTGGACGACGACGGCTGGGCCCGCTCCGTCTCCGCCTTCCAGAAGTGGGCCATCGTCACGGAGAACATCGCCATCTCCGAGGCCAGAGGGTCACCCTCGAGGCGCAGGGGGAGGGAGGCCGGCGAGTGCAGGCAGAAGTGGGAGGCACTCGTGGCTGAGTACGGGGCTGTGCCGCGCAGGGAGGCACAGACCGATGGGAGGTACTGGCGCATGGGCGCCGCGTCCAGGAGGAAGACCGGGCTCCCTGCAGAGTTCGAGGCCGAGGTGTATGGCATCATGGACGCGCTGATCCGGGTCGATGAGGCGCTCCCTGGCGGCTCTCGGGTCGATGCTGCagttgaagaagaggaggagaataATGCTGTGGAAGAGGCGGATGATGACGGGAGTGAGGAGGAGATGCAGGTGGATCATGGAAATGTGAATGCTTCTGATGATTTGG GTCAAGGGAGATTGAGATGA